A stretch of DNA from Acidobacteriota bacterium:
CGCGCTATCGAAATCTACGAGTATCCGGGCTTCGTCACGTCCCGCATCATCCTGCCCATGATCAACACGGCGGTCCAGGTCCTGATGGAGGGCCTCGCCACGGCCGACGACATCGACGACGCCATCCACCTCGGCTACAATCTGTCGCTCGGCCCGCTGGCGCTGGCCGACCAGATTGGGATCGACGTGGTGCTGGATTCCCTCGACTCCATCTACCGCAACCTCGGCGACCCCACGTACCGGCCCAGCCCGCTGTTGCGCAAGATGGTCCGCGAGGGCAAGCTCGGCCTGAAGTCCGGCGAGGGCTTCTTCAAGTATGACGAACGCAGGCGGCGAGTCGCCAAGGCGTAAAGGGGTGCAGTCATGATCGTTCTCACACTGAACTGCGGCAGCTCGACGGTCAAGTACAAGCTCATCGACACCACCACCCAGAAAAACCTGGCCGTGGGCAAGGCGGATCGGGTGGGCATGATGGGCGCCATCATCGACGTGGAGCGTCCCGGCGGCGAAAAAATCGTCCGCGAGACCGAACTGCTGGACCACGCCATGGCCATCTCGGCGATCATCCGCCTGCTGGTGGAGCCGGAGCTCGGCATCCTCAAGAGTCTGGACGAGATTCAGGCGATCGGCCACCGGGTGGTACACGGCGGTGAGACGTTCACCGGCTCGGTGCGAATCACCGACGCCGTGGTCCAGACCCTCAAAGACAACATTCAGCTGGCCCCGCTGCACAATCCGCCCAACATCGTGGGCATCGAGGCGGCGATGGCCATCCTGCCCAACGTTCCCATGGTCGGCGTGTTCGACACCGCCTTCCATACCACCATGCCGGAGCACGCCTACATCTACCCCATTCCGTATGCGCTCTACAAGAAGTACGCCATCCGACGCTACGGCTTCCACGGGACCTCCCACTTCTACGTCGCCCGCCGCGCGTGCGAGATCCTCAAAACCAAGGCGAGTGAGACCAACCTGATCACGCTGCACCTGGGGAACGGCGCCAGCGCCACCGCCGTCCGGGGAGGGAAATCTGTGGATACCACGATGGGTTTCACGCCGCTGGAAGGGCTGGTAATGGGCACCCGTTGCGGCGACATCGACCCGGCCATCATCATCCACATCATGGACCAGGAAAAGATCTCCGTCCGCGAAGCGAACAACCTGCTCAACAAGTTCAG
This window harbors:
- a CDS encoding acetate kinase gives rise to the protein MIVLTLNCGSSTVKYKLIDTTTQKNLAVGKADRVGMMGAIIDVERPGGEKIVRETELLDHAMAISAIIRLLVEPELGILKSLDEIQAIGHRVVHGGETFTGSVRITDAVVQTLKDNIQLAPLHNPPNIVGIEAAMAILPNVPMVGVFDTAFHTTMPEHAYIYPIPYALYKKYAIRRYGFHGTSHFYVARRACEILKTKASETNLITLHLGNGASATAVRGGKSVDTTMGFTPLEGLVMGTRCGDIDPAIIIHIMDQEKISVREANNLLNKFSGLIGISGQSSDMRDLEDLYQKGDKQARLAIDIYAYRIKKYIGAYAAALGQLDCIVFTAGIGENSPLIREKSIDGLDRLGIKLDKKRNDGLRAKEAVISTDDSPVKVLVVPTNEELVIAMDTAEIVSGKKST